The Sagittula sp. P11 genome window below encodes:
- a CDS encoding glycosyltransferase family 2 protein: MKDRSARGIPALLTQYEARRDPIDCAPGEALPEADADLARLTRTIVEDPDEDPRFAPPFRSGFHRKSHAIRKELQGLSELCSLHGLLVAHLRKRSFPEHAPYLFHRLWDEHADHLLDHLDSRWLVSAITTFGDHGLTPTQRSTGLALSTLFGAMKLYETERLYSGLTPQQPFPSSKRQKAALPLDMDAYALVGGGLDVNLVARLWQEASEDLVIAPLVYDLLAKLLNDDRALPARLAAMRAEKEAHRATRQPEPDGTPQGNNPAPVNAGRVPATAADLRWGLVTTVKAPLDQIARFAAHHLDLGAEALHLYLDAPDPQAAAFLGDHPKIRVTTCDAAYWESHGKARPDAHQLRQAFNATHCYHAHSEGLHWLGHIDVDEFILADTPVALALHGAAPDAAIARIAPAEALATDGPPQHFKLTHKQAGVKKADLQDVYPTFGLHLYGGFLSHTSGKVFARTGIADTRLGIHTLKFRGQDATNKAKPAGLLLAHLHAASWEKFRNHLDFRLARGSYRKRSTRPELGQADLFAFLMEEEGESGLRAFFDEVCADTPDLRARLADKGMLVTRDLDLDAKVARIFGPLP; this comes from the coding sequence ATGAAAGACCGCTCCGCCCGTGGCATTCCCGCCCTTCTGACCCAGTACGAAGCGCGCCGCGATCCCATCGACTGCGCCCCCGGCGAAGCCCTGCCAGAGGCCGACGCAGACCTTGCCCGGCTGACCCGCACCATCGTCGAGGACCCCGACGAGGACCCGAGGTTCGCGCCGCCCTTCCGCTCCGGCTTCCATCGCAAGTCGCATGCGATCCGCAAGGAACTTCAGGGTCTTAGCGAGCTTTGTTCACTTCATGGATTACTGGTCGCGCACCTGCGCAAACGCAGCTTTCCCGAACACGCGCCCTACCTGTTCCACAGGCTCTGGGACGAACACGCCGACCACCTGCTGGACCACCTCGACTCCCGCTGGCTGGTCTCGGCCATCACCACCTTCGGCGACCACGGGCTGACACCGACGCAACGCTCCACCGGCCTCGCGCTCTCCACGCTCTTCGGCGCGATGAAGCTCTACGAGACGGAACGCCTCTACTCCGGCCTCACCCCGCAGCAGCCGTTCCCTTCGTCAAAGCGCCAGAAAGCCGCCCTGCCGCTCGACATGGACGCCTACGCGCTGGTCGGCGGCGGCCTCGACGTGAACCTCGTCGCCCGCCTCTGGCAGGAGGCCTCAGAAGACCTCGTCATCGCCCCCTTAGTCTATGATTTATTGGCGAAATTGCTGAATGACGACCGCGCGCTTCCGGCCCGTCTCGCCGCCATGCGGGCCGAGAAGGAGGCCCATCGCGCCACCCGTCAGCCAGAGCCGGACGGCACGCCGCAGGGCAACAACCCGGCCCCGGTGAACGCCGGCCGCGTCCCCGCCACGGCGGCGGACCTGCGTTGGGGGCTGGTGACGACGGTGAAGGCGCCGCTCGACCAGATCGCCCGCTTTGCCGCGCATCATCTGGACCTCGGCGCCGAGGCGCTGCACCTCTACCTCGACGCCCCGGACCCGCAGGCCGCGGCCTTCCTCGGCGACCACCCGAAGATCCGGGTCACCACCTGCGACGCCGCCTACTGGGAGAGCCACGGAAAGGCGCGCCCCGATGCTCATCAATTGCGTCAAGCGTTCAATGCAACCCACTGTTATCACGCACATTCCGAAGGCCTGCACTGGCTCGGCCACATCGACGTGGACGAATTCATACTGGCCGACACGCCCGTCGCCCTTGCCCTCCACGGCGCAGCGCCCGACGCGGCCATCGCCCGCATCGCCCCGGCGGAGGCACTGGCCACCGACGGACCGCCGCAGCATTTCAAGCTGACCCACAAGCAGGCGGGCGTGAAGAAGGCCGACCTTCAGGACGTCTACCCGACCTTCGGGCTGCACCTTTACGGCGGGTTCCTGTCGCACACCTCCGGCAAGGTCTTTGCCCGCACCGGCATCGCCGACACCCGGCTGGGCATCCACACGCTGAAATTCCGCGGACAGGACGCCACCAACAAGGCCAAACCGGCGGGCCTGCTGCTCGCCCACCTGCACGCGGCAAGCTGGGAAAAGTTCCGCAATCATCTGGACTTCCGCCTTGCACGCGGGTCCTACCGCAAGCGTTCCACCCGGCCGGAACTGGGCCAGGCCGACCTCTTCGCCTTCCTGATGGAGGAGGAAGGCGAAAGCGGGCTCCGCGCCTTCTTCGACGAGGTCTGCGCCGACACGCCGGACCTGCGCGCACGGCTGGCGGACAAGGGCATGCTGGTCACCCGCGACCTCGATCTGGACGCGAAGGTCGCCCGCATCTTCGGCCCGCTGCCATGA
- the tgt gene encoding tRNA guanosine(34) transglycosylase Tgt, whose product MALTSFELNARDGRARTGVIRTPRGDIRTPAFMPVGTAATVKGMMPESVRETGADILLGNTYHLMLRPGAERVAKLGGLHRFMNWERPILTDSGGFQVMSLSDLRKLTEEGVTFRSHVDGSKHMLSPETSMEIQRLLGSDIVMAFDECPALPADRARLEESMRLSMRWAARSREAFGDRPGHMLFGIQQGGLERDLREESAQALVNIGFDGYAIGGLAVGEGQEAMFGCLDFAPGMLPADKPRYLMGVGKPADIVGAVARGIDMMDCVLPSRSGRTGQAWTRRGQVNLRNARHAEDPRPLEEGCSCPCCRSYSRAYLHHVVRAKEMIAGMLLTWHNLHYYQELMAGMRAAIAEGRFAAFEAEFHEGEALGDIERL is encoded by the coding sequence ATGGCACTGACATCCTTCGAACTGAACGCCCGTGACGGGCGCGCGCGGACCGGCGTGATCCGCACCCCGCGCGGCGATATCCGCACGCCGGCCTTCATGCCCGTGGGCACCGCCGCGACGGTGAAGGGCATGATGCCCGAAAGCGTGCGCGAGACCGGCGCGGATATCCTGTTGGGCAACACCTACCACCTGATGTTGCGGCCCGGGGCCGAGAGGGTCGCAAAACTTGGGGGCCTGCATCGCTTCATGAACTGGGAGCGGCCGATCCTGACGGATTCGGGCGGTTTTCAGGTGATGAGCCTGTCGGATCTGCGCAAGCTGACCGAGGAGGGCGTGACCTTCCGCAGCCATGTGGACGGTTCCAAGCACATGCTGTCGCCCGAGACTTCGATGGAGATTCAACGGCTTCTGGGGTCCGACATCGTCATGGCCTTCGACGAGTGCCCGGCGCTGCCCGCCGACCGCGCGCGGCTGGAGGAGTCGATGCGGCTGTCGATGCGGTGGGCGGCGCGGTCGCGCGAGGCCTTTGGCGACCGGCCGGGGCACATGCTGTTCGGCATCCAGCAGGGCGGGCTGGAGCGCGACCTGCGGGAAGAATCGGCGCAAGCTTTGGTTAACATCGGTTTCGACGGCTATGCGATCGGCGGTCTGGCCGTGGGCGAAGGGCAGGAAGCGATGTTCGGCTGCCTCGATTTCGCGCCCGGAATGCTGCCGGCCGACAAGCCGCGTTACCTGATGGGTGTCGGAAAACCGGCAGATATTGTGGGGGCCGTGGCGCGTGGCATCGACATGATGGATTGCGTGCTGCCCTCGCGGTCCGGGCGGACCGGGCAGGCCTGGACGCGGCGGGGGCAGGTGAACCTGCGCAACGCGCGCCATGCGGAGGACCCGCGGCCGCTGGAGGAGGGGTGCAGCTGTCCCTGCTGCCGGAGCTATTCGCGGGCCTACCTGCATCACGTCGTCCGGGCGAAGGAGATGATCGCCGGGATGCTGCTGACCTGGCACAACCTCCATTATTATCAGGAGCTTATGGCCGGGATGCGGGCGGCGATTGCCGAAGGGCGCTTTGCGGCGTTCGAGGCAGAGTTCCACGAGGGCGAGGCGCTTGGGGATATCGAGCGGCTTTAA
- a CDS encoding NAD(P)-dependent oxidoreductase, whose product MIALTGATGLVGRWLLPLADLTLGRTAGPRPHRPYDLTGPAPDLRGVTTLIHAAFSHVPGKYRGGEGDDPQGFLTANLDGTRRLFDAAADAGVERILFLSSRAVFDGLPPGTPLPETRPPEPRSLYGQVKLQAEEHLATLPLTGLSLRATGIYGPGADHKWQGLFADYLSGRPVAPRRATEVHGADLAAAVRLLLTETTAGPVHVSDLLLDRHDLLAEVKRLTGCPHPPPPRATDPVSALECGRLTALGWQPGGMARLRADLPSMLVA is encoded by the coding sequence GTGATCGCGCTGACCGGCGCCACGGGGCTCGTCGGCCGCTGGCTCCTGCCGCTGGCCGACCTGACGCTGGGCCGCACGGCGGGCCCCCGTCCGCACCGGCCCTACGACCTGACCGGCCCCGCGCCCGACCTCCGCGGTGTCACCACCCTGATCCACGCCGCCTTCTCCCACGTGCCGGGCAAGTACCGGGGCGGCGAAGGCGACGATCCGCAGGGCTTCCTGACCGCGAACCTCGACGGCACACGCCGCCTGTTTGACGCTGCCGCCGATGCGGGCGTGGAACGCATCCTGTTCCTCTCCTCGCGCGCGGTGTTCGACGGGCTGCCCCCGGGCACGCCCTTGCCGGAAACCCGGCCGCCCGAACCCCGCTCGCTCTACGGGCAGGTCAAGCTGCAGGCAGAAGAGCATCTCGCCACCCTGCCCCTGACCGGCCTCAGCCTGCGCGCCACCGGCATCTACGGCCCCGGTGCGGATCACAAGTGGCAGGGCCTCTTTGCCGACTACCTCTCCGGACGGCCCGTCGCGCCCCGCCGCGCGACAGAGGTGCACGGCGCCGACCTCGCCGCCGCCGTCCGCCTCCTGCTGACCGAAACGACCGCAGGCCCGGTCCACGTCTCCGACCTGCTCCTCGACCGCCACGACCTGCTGGCAGAGGTGAAGCGCCTGACCGGCTGCCCCCATCCCCCGCCGCCGCGCGCCACCGATCCGGTCAGCGCGCTGGAGTGCGGCCGGCTGACGGCGCTCGGCTGGCAGCCGGGCGGGATGGCGCGTCTGCGCGCCGATCTGCCGTCCATGCTCGTGGCCTGA
- a CDS encoding glycosyltransferase, producing MRNAYVTLVTNADFALGAGALLNSLAQTGTKADRVVLHTEGVPDAALAPLKAQGARLVPVDHLPTSDAFKAAHAKGQIHGRNPFTKGEKPTFHTPLDNFCKLRLWQLPYDRVVFLDADTLVIRNIDTLFDYPEFCAAPNVYESLSDFHRLNSGVFTARPSEATFQHMLDTLDAPGAFWKRTDQTFLETYFPDWHGLPVTFNMLQYAWFNLPGLWHWPSVKVIHYQYEKPWQDHAKAQRLRPLIDLWHAYAQGERPDLDALKDPA from the coding sequence ATGCGTAACGCCTACGTCACCCTTGTCACCAACGCCGACTTCGCGCTGGGCGCAGGCGCGCTGCTCAACTCGCTCGCCCAGACCGGCACAAAGGCCGACCGCGTCGTCCTCCACACCGAGGGCGTGCCCGACGCGGCGCTTGCCCCCCTCAAGGCTCAAGGCGCCCGCCTCGTGCCGGTCGACCACCTGCCCACCTCCGACGCCTTCAAGGCGGCGCACGCCAAGGGCCAGATCCACGGCAGGAACCCCTTCACCAAGGGCGAGAAGCCGACCTTCCACACGCCGCTCGACAACTTCTGCAAGCTGCGCCTGTGGCAGCTGCCCTACGACCGTGTCGTCTTCCTCGACGCAGACACCCTTGTGATCCGCAACATCGACACGCTCTTCGACTATCCGGAGTTCTGCGCCGCCCCGAACGTCTACGAGTCACTCTCCGACTTCCACCGCCTGAACTCCGGCGTATTCACCGCGCGCCCGTCCGAGGCCACGTTCCAGCACATGCTCGACACCCTCGACGCCCCCGGCGCCTTCTGGAAGCGCACCGACCAGACCTTCCTCGAAACGTACTTTCCCGACTGGCACGGCCTGCCCGTGACCTTCAACATGCTGCAATACGCATGGTTCAACCTGCCCGGCCTCTGGCACTGGCCCAGCGTGAAAGTCATCCACTACCAGTATGAAAAGCCCTGGCAGGACCACGCCAAGGCCCAACGCCTCCGCCCGCTGATCGACCTCTGGCACGCTTACGCGCAGGGCGAACGCCCCGACCTCGACGCCCTGAAGGACCCGGCGTGA
- a CDS encoding VOC family protein — protein sequence MVTLDHVVIHVTDWDRSTAFYRDVMGAEVVPRGAGVAFRFGAQQLNCHGPGVEAAPLARVPVPPGGTDLCFAWDGTVEAAQAHLEAHGITVELGPVPRNGARGPGTSLYFRDPDGSLLEFICYDA from the coding sequence ATGGTCACCCTCGACCATGTCGTGATCCATGTCACCGACTGGGACCGCTCCACGGCCTTCTACCGCGACGTGATGGGGGCAGAGGTCGTGCCGCGCGGCGCGGGCGTGGCCTTCCGCTTCGGGGCCCAGCAGCTCAACTGCCACGGCCCCGGGGTGGAGGCCGCCCCCCTCGCCCGCGTGCCCGTCCCCCCGGGCGGCACCGACCTCTGCTTTGCATGGGACGGTACAGTAGAGGCCGCACAGGCGCACCTCGAGGCCCACGGTATCACTGTCGAACTGGGCCCCGTGCCGCGCAACGGCGCGCGCGGGCCGGGCACCAGCCTCTACTTCCGCGACCCCGACGGCTCGCTCCTGGAATTCATCTGCTACGATGCGTAA
- a CDS encoding NAD-dependent epimerase/dehydratase family protein — protein MRIAILGGDGFVGWPTALHLSNAGHEVHILDNLSRRWIDTELGVQSLTPMDSIQERCRIWKQTSGETIRFHLLDLAKEYERLKQWLAEHKPDAIIHFAEQRAAPYSMKTDRHKVYTVNNNTNATHNLLAAMVEAAPDAHLVHLGTMGVYGYSSVGAPIPEGYLDVQIDTPSGPKEQEILYPTRPGSVYHMTKSLDQILFQFYAQNDGLRITDLHQGIVWGTHTDQTRRHEQLINRFDYDGDYGTVLNRFLIQAAIGYPLTVHGTGGQTRAFIHIQDSVRCVELALQDAPAQGDRVKIFNQMTETHRVRDLAQLVARLTGAEVMNLPNPRKEAAENDLIVKNDQFLALGLNPTTLAEGLLSEVVDVAKKYAHRIDRSRVPAVSAWTKDIARTVDHDPEGARLKSVS, from the coding sequence ATGCGCATCGCGATCCTCGGCGGCGACGGCTTTGTCGGCTGGCCCACCGCCCTCCATCTCTCCAACGCCGGACACGAGGTGCACATCCTCGACAACCTCTCCCGCCGCTGGATCGACACGGAGCTGGGGGTGCAGTCGCTGACGCCCATGGACTCCATCCAGGAACGCTGCCGCATCTGGAAGCAGACCTCCGGCGAAACCATCCGCTTCCATCTGCTCGACCTCGCCAAGGAATACGAGCGGCTGAAACAGTGGCTGGCCGAGCACAAGCCCGACGCCATCATCCACTTTGCCGAGCAGCGCGCCGCGCCCTATTCGATGAAGACCGACCGCCACAAGGTCTACACGGTCAACAACAACACCAACGCCACGCACAACCTGCTGGCCGCGATGGTGGAGGCCGCCCCCGACGCCCACCTCGTGCACCTCGGCACCATGGGCGTCTACGGCTACTCCTCCGTCGGTGCGCCGATCCCCGAGGGCTACCTCGACGTGCAGATCGACACGCCCTCCGGCCCGAAAGAGCAGGAGATCCTCTATCCCACGCGCCCCGGCTCGGTCTACCACATGACCAAGTCGCTCGATCAGATCCTCTTCCAGTTCTACGCCCAGAACGACGGGCTCCGGATCACCGACCTGCATCAGGGCATCGTCTGGGGCACCCACACCGACCAGACCCGGCGGCACGAGCAGCTCATCAACCGCTTCGACTACGACGGCGACTACGGCACCGTGCTGAACCGCTTCCTCATCCAGGCCGCCATCGGATACCCGCTCACCGTGCACGGCACCGGCGGGCAGACCCGCGCCTTCATCCACATTCAGGACAGCGTGCGCTGCGTCGAGCTGGCGCTACAGGACGCCCCCGCGCAGGGCGACCGGGTGAAGATCTTCAACCAGATGACCGAAACCCACCGCGTCCGCGACCTCGCCCAGCTTGTGGCCAGACTCACCGGCGCCGAGGTCATGAACCTGCCCAACCCGCGCAAGGAAGCCGCCGAGAACGACCTGATCGTCAAGAACGACCAGTTCCTCGCGCTGGGTCTGAACCCCACCACCCTCGCCGAGGGCCTGCTGTCCGAGGTCGTCGACGTGGCGAAGAAATACGCCCACCGGATCGACCGCTCCCGCGTGCCCGCCGTCTCCGCCTGGACCAAGGACATCGCCCGCACCGTCGACCACGACCCCGAAGGCGCGCGCCTGAAATCGGTGTCCTGA
- a CDS encoding alkene reductase, with product MSKSLFDPIKVGAMDLKNRIVMAPLTRNRAMEDDAPMDMHADYYAQRAGAGLIITEATQISPEGKGYAWTPGIHSEKQVAQWKKVTDAVHAEGGKIVLQLWHVGRISHTSLQEDGKAPVAPSAVQAEGVQTFDGEQMVAVSVPRALETDELPRIVEDFRKATVNAKAAGFDGVEVHGANGYLIDQFLKDGPNKRDDAYGGTFENRARLLGEVLDAVVGAWDSAHVGLRLSPYSGANGATDSDPKALGEFLVDFVSGRGLAYLHMIEGQTGGPRDLPEGVDLKALKDRFDGVWMGNNGYDRDMAVERVAGDLTDLVAFGRPYIANPDLAERLRVGAELNEGDPSTYYGGGREGYTDYPALRDEAA from the coding sequence ATGAGCAAGAGCCTGTTCGACCCGATCAAGGTTGGGGCCATGGACCTCAAGAACCGCATCGTCATGGCGCCGCTGACCCGGAACCGTGCGATGGAAGACGACGCGCCTATGGACATGCACGCCGATTACTACGCGCAGCGCGCGGGCGCCGGTCTGATCATCACCGAGGCGACGCAGATTTCGCCGGAGGGCAAGGGCTATGCCTGGACCCCGGGCATCCACAGCGAGAAGCAGGTCGCCCAGTGGAAGAAGGTGACGGACGCGGTGCATGCGGAGGGCGGCAAGATCGTCCTGCAGCTGTGGCACGTGGGCCGGATCAGCCATACGTCGCTGCAGGAAGACGGCAAGGCGCCGGTGGCCCCCTCTGCTGTGCAGGCCGAGGGTGTGCAGACCTTCGACGGCGAGCAGATGGTCGCTGTCTCGGTGCCGCGCGCGCTGGAGACCGATGAGCTGCCCCGCATCGTGGAGGATTTCCGCAAGGCGACGGTCAACGCGAAGGCCGCCGGTTTCGACGGTGTCGAGGTGCATGGCGCCAATGGCTACCTGATCGACCAGTTCCTGAAGGATGGCCCGAACAAGCGTGACGACGCCTATGGCGGAACTTTCGAGAACCGCGCGCGCTTGCTGGGCGAGGTGCTGGATGCGGTTGTCGGCGCATGGGATTCCGCGCATGTGGGTCTGCGGCTGTCGCCCTATTCCGGTGCGAACGGCGCCACCGACAGCGATCCGAAGGCGCTGGGCGAGTTCCTCGTCGATTTCGTCTCGGGCCGCGGGCTGGCGTATCTGCACATGATCGAGGGCCAGACGGGCGGGCCGCGCGACCTGCCGGAAGGTGTCGACCTGAAGGCGCTGAAGGACCGCTTCGACGGCGTCTGGATGGGCAACAACGGTTATGACCGCGATATGGCCGTGGAGCGCGTTGCAGGGGACCTGACCGATCTGGTGGCCTTCGGACGGCCCTATATCGCCAACCCCGACCTGGCGGAGCGTCTGCGCGTCGGGGCGGAGCTGAACGAGGGCGATCCGTCCACCTATTACGGCGGTGGCCGCGAGGGGTACACGGATTATCCGGCCCTGCGCGACGAGGCCGCGTAA
- the lon gene encoding endopeptidase La: MKQPLNPSYPVLPLRDIVVFPHMIVPLFVGREKSVRALEEVMNDDKQILLASQIDPAIDDPETSGIYKAGVLANVLQLLKLPDGTVKVLVEGQSRVRIVEYIENENFFEAKAEYLTEMPGDLAAIEALTHTVAEEFERYTKVKKNIPEEALAAVSEATEPAQLADLVAGHLGVEVGQKQELLETLSISERLEKVYGLMQGEMSVLQVEKKIKTRVKSQMEKTQREYYLNEQMKAIQKELGDGEDGEGEIAELEEKIENTKLSKEAREKADAELKKLRNMSPMSAEATVVRNYLDWMLSIPWGTKSRVKKDLNKAQDILDHDHYSLEKVKERIVEYLAVQARSQKLKGPILCLVGPPGVGKTSLGKSVAKATGREFIRISLGGVRDESEIRGHRRTYIGSMPGKIIQALKKAKTTNPLILLDEIDKMGQDFRGDPASAMLEVLDPEQNATFVDHYLEVEYDLSNVMFVTTANSYNMPGPLLDRMEIISLSGYTEDEKLEIAKRHLLDKVTKNHGLKKSEFVVEDSALTDIIRYYTREAGVRNLEREVAKLARKAVTKIVKKEAEKVVVSADNLDEFLGVRKHRYGLAEEENQIGVVTGLAWTSVGGDLLHIEALKLPGKGRMKTTGKLGDVMKESIDAASSYVRSISPQIGVKPTKFDKIDIHVHVPDGATPKDGPSAGLAMVTSIVSVLTQIPVRKDVAMTGEVSLRGNAMPIGGLKEKLLAALRGGIKTVFIPEENEKDLAEIPDNVKEGLQIIPVKHVSEVLSQALVSKPEPIEWDEAAEEAAAAAKAKSEDTVSSTVAH, encoded by the coding sequence ATGAAACAGCCACTCAATCCATCTTACCCGGTGCTGCCGCTGCGCGACATCGTCGTGTTCCCGCACATGATCGTGCCCCTTTTCGTGGGCCGCGAGAAATCCGTGCGCGCACTGGAAGAGGTGATGAACGACGACAAGCAGATCCTGCTTGCCAGCCAGATCGATCCCGCGATCGACGACCCGGAGACCTCCGGCATCTACAAGGCGGGCGTGCTGGCGAATGTCCTGCAACTGCTGAAGCTGCCCGACGGCACCGTGAAGGTTCTGGTGGAAGGCCAGAGCCGTGTGCGCATCGTCGAGTACATCGAGAACGAGAACTTCTTCGAGGCGAAGGCCGAGTACCTGACCGAGATGCCCGGCGACCTGGCCGCGATCGAGGCCCTGACCCACACCGTGGCAGAGGAATTCGAACGCTACACCAAGGTCAAGAAGAACATCCCCGAAGAGGCGCTGGCCGCCGTCAGCGAAGCGACCGAACCGGCGCAGCTGGCCGACCTCGTGGCCGGTCACCTCGGCGTGGAAGTGGGCCAGAAGCAGGAACTGCTTGAGACGCTCTCGATCAGCGAGCGGCTGGAGAAGGTCTATGGCCTGATGCAGGGGGAGATGTCCGTCCTGCAGGTCGAGAAGAAGATCAAGACCCGCGTCAAGAGCCAGATGGAGAAGACCCAGCGCGAGTACTATCTGAATGAGCAGATGAAGGCCATTCAGAAGGAACTCGGCGATGGCGAGGACGGCGAGGGCGAAATCGCCGAGCTCGAAGAGAAGATCGAGAACACCAAGCTGTCGAAGGAAGCCCGGGAAAAGGCCGACGCGGAGCTCAAGAAGCTGCGCAACATGTCGCCCATGTCCGCCGAGGCGACCGTCGTGCGCAACTACCTCGACTGGATGCTGTCCATTCCGTGGGGCACCAAGTCGCGCGTGAAGAAGGACCTGAACAAGGCGCAGGACATCCTCGACCACGATCACTACTCGCTTGAGAAGGTGAAGGAGCGGATCGTCGAGTACCTCGCCGTGCAGGCGCGCAGCCAGAAGCTGAAAGGCCCGATCCTCTGCCTCGTCGGCCCTCCGGGTGTCGGCAAGACGTCGCTGGGCAAGTCGGTGGCGAAGGCCACGGGCCGCGAGTTCATCCGCATCAGCCTCGGCGGCGTGCGTGACGAATCCGAGATCCGCGGCCACCGCCGGACCTACATCGGCTCCATGCCGGGCAAGATCATCCAGGCGCTGAAGAAGGCGAAGACCACGAACCCGCTCATCCTGCTCGACGAGATCGACAAGATGGGGCAGGACTTCCGTGGCGACCCGGCTTCGGCCATGCTGGAGGTGCTGGACCCCGAACAGAACGCGACCTTCGTGGACCACTATCTTGAGGTGGAATACGACCTGTCGAACGTGATGTTCGTGACCACGGCCAACAGCTACAACATGCCCGGGCCGCTGCTCGACCGGATGGAGATCATCTCTCTCTCGGGGTACACCGAGGACGAGAAGCTGGAGATCGCCAAGCGGCACCTGCTGGACAAGGTGACCAAGAACCACGGTCTGAAGAAGTCCGAGTTCGTGGTCGAGGACAGCGCGCTGACCGACATCATCCGCTACTACACGCGGGAGGCCGGCGTCCGGAACCTTGAACGCGAGGTGGCAAAGCTCGCCCGCAAGGCGGTGACGAAGATCGTCAAGAAGGAAGCGGAAAAGGTGGTCGTTTCGGCGGACAACCTCGACGAGTTCCTGGGCGTCCGGAAGCACCGTTACGGGCTGGCGGAGGAAGAGAACCAGATCGGTGTCGTCACCGGGCTGGCCTGGACCTCTGTCGGCGGCGACCTCCTGCACATCGAGGCGCTGAAACTGCCGGGCAAGGGCCGGATGAAGACCACCGGGAAACTGGGCGACGTGATGAAGGAGTCGATCGATGCGGCGTCTTCCTACGTGCGTTCGATTTCCCCGCAGATCGGGGTGAAGCCGACGAAGTTCGACAAGATCGACATCCACGTGCACGTGCCCGACGGTGCGACGCCGAAGGATGGTCCCTCTGCCGGTCTGGCGATGGTGACGTCGATCGTGTCGGTGCTGACGCAGATCCCGGTCCGCAAGGACGTGGCGATGACGGGCGAGGTCTCGCTTCGGGGCAACGCCATGCCCATCGGCGGCCTGAAGGAGAAACTGCTCGCGGCCCTGCGCGGTGGCATCAAGACGGTGTTCATCCCGGAGGAAAACGAGAAGGATCTGGCGGAGATCCCGGACAACGTGAAGGAGGGGCTGCAGATCATCCCCGTCAAGCACGTGTCCGAGGTGCTGAGCCAGGCGCTGGTGTCGAAGCCCGAGCCCATCGAATGGGACGAGGCGGCGGAGGAAGCGGCGGCGGCAGCCAAGGCCAAGTCCGAGGACACCGTGTCGAGCACCGTGGCGCACTGA
- a CDS encoding HU family DNA-binding protein, which yields MSTAKAPAAERSKSTRKPSAGKARAGKSGSAAAFILNTDEEALHADAAEKRREAPAVSAPAEAEPVTVEEIPIVPQPELRKKELIDFAVERSGIKKRDAKPAIEAALAILGEALSEGRELNLAPFGKMKVTRMKKAGNGQIINARLRQPDEDKINGQDPLAQAAE from the coding sequence ATGAGCACAGCAAAAGCACCGGCCGCCGAGCGGTCCAAGTCCACACGCAAGCCCTCTGCCGGGAAGGCGCGCGCCGGCAAATCCGGGTCTGCTGCCGCATTCATCCTGAACACGGACGAGGAGGCCCTGCACGCGGACGCCGCCGAAAAGCGGCGCGAGGCGCCCGCCGTTTCGGCACCTGCCGAGGCGGAGCCGGTCACGGTCGAGGAGATCCCCATCGTGCCGCAGCCGGAACTGAGGAAGAAGGAGCTGATCGACTTCGCGGTGGAACGCTCCGGCATCAAGAAGCGCGACGCCAAGCCCGCGATCGAGGCGGCGCTTGCCATCCTGGGCGAGGCGCTCTCGGAAGGGCGTGAACTGAACCTCGCGCCGTTCGGCAAGATGAAGGTCACGCGGATGAAAAAGGCGGGCAACGGGCAGATCATAAACGCCCGTCTGCGGCAGCCCGACGAGGATAAAATTAACGGACAGGACCCTCTTGCACAGGCTGCCGAGTGA
- a CDS encoding DUF6538 domain-containing protein, with product MGGKPRHFLEREGRFCSRIVVPKKLRQIIGRSELRAPMGADRREASRRHHVQVAKLMALITAAEQELALTTGTPAAQPR from the coding sequence ATGGGTGGCAAGCCCAGGCACTTTCTGGAACGGGAAGGACGGTTCTGCTCGCGGATCGTGGTCCCGAAAAAGCTGCGGCAAATCATCGGCAGGTCAGAGCTGCGTGCCCCGATGGGCGCTGATCGACGGGAGGCGTCTCGCAGGCATCACGTCCAAGTGGCGAAGCTCATGGCCCTGATCACCGCGGCTGAACAGGAACTGGCCCTGACCACCGGCACGCCCGCTGCCCAGCCGCGCTAA
- a CDS encoding ABC-type transport auxiliary lipoprotein family protein, with protein sequence MVQSLLVQSLLNRGGLELVTRVGAGLTPDYTLMAEVQAFQAELTGPDQAQVRISMQMTLIRESDRSVAGIRHFENTAKVTSDSTAALIEGLDGVTQLVLGRIVVWVQTLT encoded by the coding sequence ATGGTGCAGAGCCTTCTGGTTCAGTCACTTCTGAACCGGGGAGGTTTGGAGCTGGTCACCCGTGTCGGGGCCGGGCTGACCCCCGACTATACACTCATGGCCGAAGTTCAGGCCTTTCAGGCCGAACTGACCGGGCCGGATCAAGCGCAGGTTCGCATATCCATGCAGATGACGCTGATCCGTGAATCCGACCGGTCGGTTGCGGGCATCCGGCACTTCGAAAACACCGCCAAGGTCACATCGGACAGCACGGCGGCGCTGATCGAGGGACTCGACGGGGTCACGCAGCTTGTCCTTGGCAGGATTGTCGTCTGGGTGCAGACGCTGACCTGA